The Caldicellulosiruptor obsidiansis OB47 genome segment TTGAAATAAAAGCGTCAATTTCAGAAATCTCAAATGGCCTTAAAGTCGTCTGTCCAAAATGTGCTTCAAGTGACGTCACAAGAGATTACTCAAAAATAAACATTGGAACATCTGCAGGAAGTGGTGCAAAAAGTAGCAGTTGTAGTACATGCTCAGGCTCAAAAGGTTGTTGTGGAAGCTAAAA includes the following:
- a CDS encoding FmdB family zinc ribbon protein, coding for MFYTFICNSCQEVFEIKASISEISNGLKVVCPKCASSDVTRDYSKINIGTSAGSGAKSSSCSTCSGSKGCCGS